The following proteins come from a genomic window of Lachnoclostridium phytofermentans ISDg:
- a CDS encoding DNA (cytosine-5-)-methyltransferase, producing the protein MAATMDLKIAQLRKRKGVNQQELADFLGVTFQSVSKWETKTTLPDITLLPLIADYFQVSVDELLGLKPIKDLQYMPRNTDNRENWKDRADVIENDRQFFWNEDYLNYLIREVWAIKEPIDIIEFCCCDGDLGKRILPLLPAGSTYTGVDSECLVEKARKHFFDSNVSYISADIYQFKTEQKYHLSICQATLRHMNNPLQVLENMKEAVFPGGLVVCVEINREIENVGFYADGLKYDSLCTSFDWRKLWLKELECEGRDYAIGMRLPFLMREIGLKDVDVRMNDKVSFITPDTKGYEKLCNSFRTYRGFHQTGQNDMSEQGIEFFMSRGYQRSEVEKLTKFQIEVSKYFNENQGDLSFLFFFGFLISFGRR; encoded by the coding sequence ATGGCAGCTACAATGGATTTAAAAATAGCGCAATTAAGAAAGCGAAAAGGAGTTAATCAACAGGAGCTGGCTGATTTTTTAGGGGTAACGTTTCAATCCGTTAGTAAATGGGAGACAAAAACAACATTACCTGATATCACGTTGTTACCGCTTATTGCAGATTATTTTCAGGTTTCAGTGGATGAGCTTTTGGGTCTAAAACCAATTAAAGATTTACAGTATATGCCTCGTAATACGGATAATCGAGAAAATTGGAAGGACCGAGCAGATGTGATCGAGAATGATCGTCAATTCTTTTGGAATGAGGATTATCTTAATTACCTTATTAGAGAGGTATGGGCTATTAAAGAGCCAATTGATATAATTGAATTTTGCTGTTGCGACGGTGATCTTGGTAAGAGAATTCTTCCGTTGCTTCCTGCTGGAAGTACTTATACTGGGGTTGATAGTGAATGCCTGGTTGAAAAAGCAAGGAAACATTTTTTTGATTCAAATGTTTCTTATATTAGTGCTGATATTTATCAATTTAAAACGGAGCAAAAGTACCACCTTAGCATATGCCAAGCAACCTTGCGTCATATGAATAATCCGCTTCAAGTATTAGAAAATATGAAGGAGGCAGTTTTTCCAGGAGGTCTTGTGGTTTGTGTGGAAATTAATCGAGAAATAGAAAACGTTGGTTTTTATGCAGATGGCCTTAAGTATGACTCGCTTTGTACTTCCTTTGATTGGAGAAAACTTTGGTTAAAAGAATTGGAGTGTGAGGGAAGGGATTATGCAATCGGTATGCGTCTACCTTTTCTTATGAGAGAGATAGGGTTAAAGGATGTTGATGTAAGAATGAATGATAAAGTATCTTTTATAACTCCGGATACCAAAGGTTATGAGAAACTCTGTAATTCCTTTCGTACCTATCGAGGATTTCATCAAACAGGACAAAATGATATGTCAGAACAGGGAATTGAGTTCTTCATGAGCAGAGGATACCAGCGTTCGGAAGTAGAAAAACTAACCAAGTTTCAGATAGAGGTTTCAAAATACTTTAATGAAAATCA